Below is a genomic region from Actinoallomurus bryophytorum.
TATTTCCAACATGCCGCCGGTCAGCCCTGCTCTTCGACCAGCTTCCGCAACTTGTCGCGCCGGGCCTCCAGCGTCTCGACGAGCGCCTCCTGCTCCTCGGCGGCCGTGATCAGCGCGGCGCGCTCCGAGGCGTCGGTCGGCTCGGACGAGCGGTCGCCGATCTGGGCGCGGAGGCTCACCGCCGTGTCGCGGAGCTCCGCGACATCGGCCTCCACCTCGCGCAGCTCCTGCCGTAGCGCGCTCCTGTCATCCTCGCCGTCCATGCGCTCCTCGCCTCTTCTCGTCGGTCTCTTCCACCGGGGTACCGGGGAGGACACGTGCCCTCTCCCTATCCGCCTTCCCCCGACGGGGGGCACCACACGTCAGCCGGACCCGCGGGGCAGGACCGCGACGGGACAGGGCGCCGCGCGCACCAGCTTGAACGCCGTCTCTCCGAGGAAGACCCGGTGCACCGGCGCGTCCTCGCTGCTGGCGCAGACCAGCAGGTCGCCCTCGGCCCAGTCGAGGCCGGCGACCGTGCCGGCCACGTCATCGCCCGCGCCGACCGCGGCCTCCACCTCATCGGCGTCCAGCACGGAGGACTCGTCCGCCAGACGTACCGCGAGCGCCAGATCGTCGCGGAGCGGGTCCTGGTCGGCGCCGTCGAGCGCCAGCGTGAGGAGCCGGAGCGGAACGCCGAGCCGCACCGCGGCCGCGGCGGCCGAGGTCACCGCCTCGTCGCACTGGGGCCGGCGCACGTAGGCCACGCTGATCCGCCGCGGACCGCCGGAGGGCGTGTGTCCCGAGGGCGTGAGCAGCACGGTCTGGGTGGAGGCGTGCAGGAGGTGGTCCGCGGTGCCGCCCAGGTTGATCCGGCCGTGCGCGCCGCCGGGCGGCGATCCGATCACGATCAGGTCGGCGCCGGTCCGGCTCGCCAGCACTGAGAGCCCTCGGCTGGCGCTACGGCTCTCATGGGCGACGAGGTCGGCCGGCACCCCCTCGACCAGCTCCGCGGCGTGCTCCAGCGCCGCACGCGCCTCGACCACGGAGGCGGCGCGCTCGGGTGAGTGGACCGCGGCCACCGTCAGCCGCGCGCCGGACACCTCCGCGATGGCCCGCGCGAGCGCCAGCGCCTCGCGACCGCCGGCGTCGTCGACGTACCCGGCGAGTACGTGCTCCCGGATCACGACCGGAGCATTTCCCTCCGGGGCTGGGGGCGCAACCCCCCTGGGACGGATCGGTGGCCTCATGTGGCAGTCCGCGTGGCGGCGGTCGTGATCACCGACGGGCTTCCCGTAGACTGGCCGCATGCTTGCGAGCTGATCAGGCGCTCCGAGGGCGCAGCCGGGCCACGTGATCCGCGGGCCACCGGCGGCGCCCTTTTCGTCGTCCGCAGTCGCCCCAGCCCGCCCCCCAGGAGCGTTTCCACCGTGATCACTGCCAAAGGCATCGAACTCCGAGCGGGCTCCCGCCTGCTCCTCGACGGCGCGTCGTTCCGCGTCAACCCGGGCGACCGGATCGGGCTCGTCGGCCGCAACGGCGCCGGCAAGACCACCCTCACGAGGATCCTCGCCGGCGAGGGACAGCCGGCCGCGGGCGAGGTGAACAGCTCGGGCACGGTCGGCTACCTGCCGCAGGACCCGCGTACCGGCGACCTCGACGTGCTCGCCCGCGACCGCATCCTGGCCGCGCGTGGCCTCGACGAGGTGATGAACGGGATGCGCGAGGCCGAGGAGCGCATGGCGACCGCCACCGGCGCCGAGCGCGACAAGGCCGTGCGCCGCTACGGCCGCCTCGAGGACCGGCTCCACGTGCTCGGCGGCTACGCCGCCGACGCCGAGGCCGCCTCGATCGCCTCCAGCCTCAGCCTGCCCGAGCGGGTGCTCGGGCAGCCGCTGCGCACCCTGTCCGGCGGCCAGCGACGCCGCGTCGAGCTCGCCCGGATCCTGTTCTCCGGCGCGGACACGCTGCTCCTCGACGAGCCCACCAACCACCTCGACGCCGACTCGATCACCTGGCTGCGCGACTTCCTCAAGACCCACCAGGGCGGCCTGATCGTGATCAGCCACGATGTCGGCCTGCTCGAGGCCGTGGTGAACAAGGTGTTCCACCTGGACGCCAACCGCTGCGTGATCGACCTGTACAACGTGGGCTGGAAAAAGTACCTGACCCAGCGCGAGACCGACGAGCGGCGCCGCAAGCGCGAGCGGGCCAACGCCGAACGGCAGGCGAACACCCTGCAGACGCAGGCCGACAAGATGCGCGCCAAGGCCACCAAGGCCAGGGCCGCCCAGCAGATGGAGCGCCGGGCACAGCGCCTGCTGTCGGGCGTGGAGGATGAGCGCCGCACTGACAAAGTGGCCAGGATTCGCTTCCCCGCGCCCGCTCCGTGTGGCAAAACGCCGCTCATGGCGCGAGCTTTGTCGAAATCGTACGGTTCGTTGGAAGTCTTCACGGATGTCGATCTGGCCGTCGACCGGGGCAGCCGCGTCGTCATCCTGGGCCTCAACGGCGCGGGCAAGACCACCCTGCTACGCCTGCTGGCAGGCGTCGAGAAGGCCGACACGGGGGAGCGGATCGACGGCCACGGGCTGCGCCTCGGCTACTACGCGCAGGAGCACGAGACACTCGACGTCGGCCGCTCGGTGCTGGAGAACATGCGCTCGGCAGCCCCTGACCTGCCCGAGGTCGAAGTACGCAAGATCCTCGGCTCGTTCCTGTTCTCCGGGGACGACGTCGACAAGCCCGCGGGCGTGCTCTCCGGTGGCGAGAAGACCCGGCTGGCACTGGCGACGCTCGTGGTCTCCAGCGCCAACGTCCTGCTCCTCGACGAGCCCACCAACAACCTCGATCCGGCGAGCCGGGACGAGATCCTCGCGGCCCTCCGCACCTATGCCGGAGCGATCGTTCTTGTGACCCACGATGAAGGTGCGGTCCAGGCGCTCCAACCGGAAAGAGTGATCTTGCTTCCCGATGGTGTAGAAGACATTTGGAGTGACGAATTTTCCGATCTCGTGGCACTTGCCTGACCTGCGACGCAGGCTCCGAGCAAGGAAGCAGATCTTTTCTGGCGTAGTGGGTAGCCGATCGCGCGTGAATGTCTGATCATGGCGGGGGATAACGCAGCGGTCACCACATCACTACGGGAGGTACTCGTGGCCGAGACCCTAAAGAAGGGCACCCGCGTGACCGGTGCCGAGAGAGACAAGTTGGCGGAGCAGCTTAAGAAACGCTACGACTCCGGTGAGAGCATCCGTGCGCTGGCTGCTGCCACCGGCCGGTCGTACGGGTTCATCCACCGCATCCTCACCGAGTCCGGCGTGAACCTGCGCGGACGTGGCGGAGCGACTCGCGGAAAGAAGTCCTGAGAAGCCGCCGTGCGGCCCTCGTGGCTTCACTGCCGTCTCTGACGCCTGCTCCCCTCTGCTCCGTGCGCCGTACCATCTGACGCTCGTCGTGCCCGACCCGTTAAGGTCGGGCACGGCGGCGGATCCGGACCGTCGCCTGGCGACCCGGAAGGACGGTCATGGCGGACGGCTCTGTCACTGATGCCGAATTCGAGCAGGCGGGCCTGCGCCTCACCGTCGACGGTGCCGTGGCCACGATCACGCTGGCCCGGCCCGAGAGGCGCAACGCGCTGACGTTCAGCACGTGGCGCGTACTGGCCCGGATCGGAGACACGCTCCCGGACGACGTCAGGGTGGTCGTCGTACGGGGTGAGGGTCCGGCGTTCTCGGCAGGCATCGACCTGCGGCTGTTCACCGCGGAGGGCGTCCCTGGGGAGGACGCCCTCGGCCCGCGCGACGAGGAGTTCATCCACGGGCTGCAGGCCGGTTACCTCTGGCTGCGCAGGCCCGGCATCGTCTCGATCGCCGCCGTCCAGGGGCACGCCATCGGCGGCGGCTTCCAGCTGGCCCTGTCCTGTGACCTGCGGGTGGTCGCGGACGATGTGAAGTTCGCGATGAAGGAGCCGGCGCTGGGCATCGTGCCGGACCTGTCCGGCACCAAGCCCCTGGTCGACATCGTCGGCGTGCCGCGGGCGCTCGAGCTCTGCCTGACCACGCGCACGGTCTTCGCCGAGGAGGCCGCCCGGCTCGGGCTGGCCGAGCTGGTGGTGCCCGTGGACGA
It encodes:
- a CDS encoding universal stress protein — protein: MIREHVLAGYVDDAGGREALALARAIAEVSGARLTVAAVHSPERAASVVEARAALEHAAELVEGVPADLVAHESRSASRGLSVLASRTGADLIVIGSPPGGAHGRINLGGTADHLLHASTQTVLLTPSGHTPSGGPRRISVAYVRRPQCDEAVTSAAAAAVRLGVPLRLLTLALDGADQDPLRDDLALAVRLADESSVLDADEVEAAVGAGDDVAGTVAGLDWAEGDLLVCASSEDAPVHRVFLGETAFKLVRAAPCPVAVLPRGSG
- a CDS encoding ABC-F family ATP-binding cassette domain-containing protein → MITAKGIELRAGSRLLLDGASFRVNPGDRIGLVGRNGAGKTTLTRILAGEGQPAAGEVNSSGTVGYLPQDPRTGDLDVLARDRILAARGLDEVMNGMREAEERMATATGAERDKAVRRYGRLEDRLHVLGGYAADAEAASIASSLSLPERVLGQPLRTLSGGQRRRVELARILFSGADTLLLDEPTNHLDADSITWLRDFLKTHQGGLIVISHDVGLLEAVVNKVFHLDANRCVIDLYNVGWKKYLTQRETDERRRKRERANAERQANTLQTQADKMRAKATKARAAQQMERRAQRLLSGVEDERRTDKVARIRFPAPAPCGKTPLMARALSKSYGSLEVFTDVDLAVDRGSRVVILGLNGAGKTTLLRLLAGVEKADTGERIDGHGLRLGYYAQEHETLDVGRSVLENMRSAAPDLPEVEVRKILGSFLFSGDDVDKPAGVLSGGEKTRLALATLVVSSANVLLLDEPTNNLDPASRDEILAALRTYAGAIVLVTHDEGAVQALQPERVILLPDGVEDIWSDEFSDLVALA
- a CDS encoding helix-turn-helix domain-containing protein, yielding MAETLKKGTRVTGAERDKLAEQLKKRYDSGESIRALAAATGRSYGFIHRILTESGVNLRGRGGATRGKKS
- a CDS encoding enoyl-CoA hydratase/isomerase family protein, with translation MADGSVTDAEFEQAGLRLTVDGAVATITLARPERRNALTFSTWRVLARIGDTLPDDVRVVVVRGEGPAFSAGIDLRLFTAEGVPGEDALGPRDEEFIHGLQAGYLWLRRPGIVSIAAVQGHAIGGGFQLALSCDLRVVADDVKFAMKEPALGIVPDLSGTKPLVDIVGVPRALELCLTTRTVFAEEAARLGLAELVVPVDELGKAVDDLVAAILAIRPSTAAATKRLLRAAPDNTLEEQAAAERREQVVLLREHADEQR